The Streptomyces achromogenes genome window below encodes:
- a CDS encoding TauD/TfdA family dioxygenase, with the protein MAQPAVLPLVVEAGSTTDLIDLIEHDRDELRSALDTHGALLFRGFDIDGVDGLQSTVNALSGETLTYTEASSPRTSIQGNVYTSTDHPAEEEIFLHNECSYQDTWPMTLYFYCLRAPRTLGSTPLADTRRLYAAIDPAVREEFARRRWSLVRNYHPHFGVPWPKVFGTDSRAEVEAYCKEHGLIPEWTGEDGLRTRVVRDALHRHPRTGEEVWFNHITFFHVTTLPEDVQEGLLALFGEDGLPTNTYYGDGGRIPDDVMDHLRSRYAECRVRFDWQQNDVLVVDNMLSGHGREPFTGDRKIAVAMAEPHTAGQGEPR; encoded by the coding sequence ATGGCCCAGCCGGCAGTGCTGCCGCTGGTGGTGGAAGCAGGTTCCACCACCGACCTCATCGACCTCATCGAGCACGATCGTGACGAGCTCCGATCGGCGCTCGACACCCACGGGGCGCTTCTCTTCCGGGGATTCGACATCGACGGCGTCGACGGACTGCAGTCGACCGTCAACGCGCTGTCCGGGGAGACGCTCACCTACACCGAGGCGTCCTCACCGCGCACCTCGATCCAGGGCAATGTGTACACGTCCACCGACCACCCGGCCGAGGAGGAGATCTTCCTCCACAACGAGTGTTCCTACCAGGACACCTGGCCGATGACCCTGTACTTCTACTGCCTGCGGGCGCCGCGGACGCTGGGATCGACACCGCTGGCCGACACCCGGCGGCTGTACGCGGCGATCGACCCCGCCGTACGGGAGGAGTTCGCGCGCCGGCGCTGGAGTCTGGTGCGCAACTACCACCCGCACTTCGGCGTCCCGTGGCCCAAGGTGTTCGGGACCGACAGCCGGGCCGAGGTGGAGGCCTACTGCAAGGAGCACGGGCTGATCCCCGAGTGGACCGGCGAGGACGGGCTGCGCACCCGCGTGGTGCGGGACGCGCTGCACCGCCACCCGCGCACCGGCGAGGAGGTGTGGTTCAACCACATCACCTTCTTCCACGTGACCACGCTCCCGGAGGACGTCCAGGAGGGCCTGCTCGCCCTGTTCGGCGAGGACGGCCTCCCCACGAACACGTACTACGGCGACGGCGGACGCATCCCCGACGACGTGATGGACCACCTGCGCAGCCGCTACGCGGAATGCCGGGTCCGCTTCGACTGGCAGCAGAACGACGTCCTCGTGGTGGACAACATGCTGTCCGGCCACGGCCGGGAGCCCTTCACCGGCGACCGGAAGATCGCGGTCGCGATGGCCGAGCCGCACACCGCCGGACAGGGAGAGCCGCGATGA
- a CDS encoding LysR family transcriptional regulator codes for MAPDTVSLRYFLVLAQELNFTRAAARIGIAQPALSARMRRLEAELGTALLVRNTRSVVLTTAGAALADSAPPALAALDRAWDTARSAAAGELGTLRIGYSLSAGAETAPALVDRLIRGNGGLEVGAVPMATPEISPAVADGRIDAGITRGEQPGRGVRRYLLRRARVGVQLAQHHPLAEHPEIEIADAAAYPLRLPDRAANPVIHDQLSALFRDTRPHPRFHTPAVSFDMSQRDLRDGVTLAPAGEAAVTAQPAGLTWRPLRGAPSLTIHLVLPREQSPLHRRIRAVAKALAHELHWLSD; via the coding sequence GTGGCGCCGGACACGGTGAGCCTGCGGTACTTCCTGGTGCTGGCGCAGGAGTTGAACTTCACCCGCGCGGCCGCGCGGATCGGTATCGCACAGCCCGCCCTCAGCGCCCGGATGCGCCGATTGGAGGCGGAACTCGGTACGGCCCTGCTGGTCCGCAACACGCGTAGCGTCGTATTGACCACGGCCGGTGCGGCTTTGGCGGATTCCGCGCCGCCCGCGCTGGCGGCGCTGGACCGGGCATGGGACACCGCCCGGAGCGCGGCGGCCGGTGAACTGGGCACGCTGCGCATCGGATACAGCCTCAGCGCCGGGGCCGAGACGGCACCGGCCCTGGTGGACAGGCTGATTCGCGGCAACGGCGGACTGGAGGTCGGCGCGGTCCCGATGGCGACACCGGAGATCTCCCCCGCGGTCGCCGACGGCCGCATCGATGCCGGAATCACCCGCGGTGAACAGCCGGGCCGTGGCGTGCGCCGGTACCTGCTGCGGCGTGCGCGCGTCGGGGTCCAGCTGGCGCAGCACCATCCGCTGGCCGAACACCCGGAGATCGAGATCGCCGACGCGGCCGCGTATCCGCTACGACTCCCGGACCGTGCGGCCAACCCCGTGATCCACGACCAGCTGTCCGCACTGTTCCGAGACACCCGACCACACCCCCGATTCCACACGCCCGCAGTCTCTTTCGACATGTCTCAGCGCGACCTGCGCGACGGGGTCACCCTCGCCCCGGCCGGAGAAGCCGCGGTCACGGCACAACCGGCCGGTCTCACCTGGCGGCCGCTGCGGGGCGCGCCCAGCCTGACGATCCACCTGGTCCTCCCACGCGAGCAGTCGCCGCTGCACCGCCGCATCCGTGCCGTCGCCAAAGCCCTGGCGCACGAGCTGCACTGGCTGTCGGACTGA
- a CDS encoding carbamoyltransferase family protein: protein MTVQNTRTPASAGPVILGISAHFHDSAAALLVDGRLVAASHEERYTRCKQDPDLPLAAVRDCLDQAGLRITDVDCVAYYEDPAKKLHRQLWTGLPAFPDSSPSALYRLDADRPLREIRDLLGWEGRVESVDHHLSHAASAYYFSGFDDSAVLTVDAVGEWATTSWGVGRGASLELTEQVEFPHSLGLLYSAVTGYLGFEVNEGEYKVMGLAPYGEPRFRDEIGRLIHVTEDGSFRLDLDYFDFTDPDGMLGERFTSLTGVPPRVPESEIEKVHHDLARSIQVVTEETLLRMVDKAHRMSGSENLCMAGGVALNVVAVRRIVEEGPFAKVFVQPAAGDAGGSLGCAAVAHQRLTGQRPRQDRLTSVLLGSGTDSDGIARLLGAHAGGSFADFRGDEAGLLDAVAGRLADGKVIGWYHGREEFGPRSLGGRSILADPRGDDTRDRINASVKMREAFRPFAPAVLAEHAHEHFRLDHESPFMLETCEVVSPLSLPAITHVDKSARVQTVTEKTNGRFYRLVRTFADRTGCPLLLNTSFNLRGEPIVHTPVDALLCFLRSDIDCLVLDDFVLDREALPQSWVTWFKGTRPPRRSRVSDSVYTLL, encoded by the coding sequence ATGACGGTGCAGAACACGCGTACCCCGGCCTCCGCCGGACCCGTGATCCTCGGGATCTCGGCCCACTTCCACGACTCGGCGGCGGCGCTGCTGGTCGACGGCCGGCTCGTGGCCGCCTCCCACGAGGAGCGCTACACCCGGTGCAAGCAGGATCCCGATCTGCCGCTCGCCGCGGTGCGCGACTGCCTGGACCAAGCCGGTCTGCGCATCACCGACGTGGACTGCGTGGCGTACTACGAGGACCCGGCGAAGAAGCTCCACCGCCAGCTGTGGACCGGGCTGCCGGCCTTCCCGGACAGCAGCCCGAGCGCCCTCTACCGCCTCGACGCCGACCGGCCGCTGCGGGAGATCCGGGACCTGCTCGGCTGGGAGGGCCGTGTCGAGTCCGTCGACCACCACCTCTCCCACGCCGCGAGCGCCTACTACTTCTCCGGATTCGACGACAGCGCCGTGCTGACGGTCGACGCGGTCGGCGAGTGGGCCACCACCAGCTGGGGGGTCGGCCGGGGCGCGTCGCTCGAACTGACCGAGCAGGTCGAGTTCCCCCACTCCCTGGGCCTCCTCTACAGCGCGGTCACCGGCTACCTCGGCTTCGAGGTGAACGAGGGCGAGTACAAGGTGATGGGCCTCGCCCCCTACGGCGAACCGCGGTTCCGGGACGAGATCGGCCGGCTGATCCATGTCACCGAGGACGGGTCGTTCCGGCTCGACCTGGACTACTTCGACTTCACCGACCCGGACGGCATGCTCGGTGAACGCTTCACGTCCCTGACAGGCGTGCCGCCGCGGGTGCCGGAGTCGGAGATCGAGAAGGTCCACCACGACCTCGCGCGCAGCATCCAGGTGGTGACCGAGGAGACCCTGCTGCGCATGGTCGACAAGGCTCACCGCATGTCCGGCAGCGAGAACCTGTGCATGGCCGGAGGCGTGGCCCTCAACGTCGTCGCCGTGCGCCGCATCGTCGAGGAGGGCCCCTTCGCCAAGGTGTTCGTGCAGCCGGCCGCCGGCGACGCGGGCGGCAGCCTCGGGTGCGCGGCGGTGGCCCACCAGCGGCTGACCGGGCAGCGGCCCCGCCAGGACCGGCTGACCTCGGTGCTCCTCGGCTCCGGCACGGACTCCGACGGCATCGCCCGGCTGCTCGGTGCGCACGCCGGTGGGTCCTTCGCGGACTTCCGCGGCGACGAGGCAGGTCTGCTCGACGCCGTCGCGGGGCGACTGGCCGACGGCAAGGTGATCGGCTGGTACCACGGCCGGGAGGAGTTCGGGCCCCGTTCCCTCGGCGGACGGTCGATCCTGGCCGACCCACGGGGCGACGACACGCGGGACCGCATCAACGCCTCGGTCAAGATGCGCGAGGCGTTCCGGCCGTTCGCCCCCGCCGTGCTGGCCGAGCACGCGCACGAGCACTTCCGGCTCGACCACGAGTCGCCGTTCATGCTGGAGACCTGCGAGGTCGTGTCGCCGCTGTCGCTGCCGGCCATCACCCACGTGGACAAGTCGGCCCGCGTCCAGACCGTCACCGAGAAGACGAACGGCCGCTTCTACCGTCTCGTCCGGACGTTCGCCGACCGAACGGGCTGCCCGCTGCTCCTGAACACCTCGTTCAACCTCCGAGGAGAGCCGATCGTCCACACCCCCGTCGACGCGCTGCTCTGTTTCCTGAGGTCGGACATCGACTGCCTGGTGCTCGACGACTTCGTGCTGGACCGCGAAGCCCTGCCGCAGTCCTGGGTGACGTGGTTCAAGGGCACCCGGCCACCGCGCCGGAGCCGGGTGAGCGACAGCGTCTACACCCTGCTCTGA
- a CDS encoding KamA family radical SAM protein, whose protein sequence is MNDVTAPRFRAYSARDLDALLDRCGADSETKLQIRAVAAVLPFRANQYVVDELIDWDDVHDDPVFRLVFPQPDMLAADELKTVTDLLREEAGPARLATAVREIRAGLNAHPAGQTDQNVPAWQGQRLSGVQHKYEETLLYFPRQGQTCHAYCTYCFRWAQFVGVPELKMAAEKDDADALAAYLRHHTEITDILVTGGDPLIMRTDNLRRALEPFLAPGMEHIRNIRIGTKALTYWPYRFTDDEDADDVLRLFEEVRDRGRHLAVMAHVTHPRELRPEPVRRAVERIRSTGAVIRTQAPLVRSINDDAAVWREMWTRAVALDAVPYYMFVERDTGPRQYFEVPLVRAWQIYREALASVTGLARTVRGPSMSATRGKVVVDGVTEVAGQSALALRYLQARDPEVVGRPFFARFDPQATWVTDLRPLSPSDAPFLDQTAGARPEDRVAGQAPGPTGTTAPASDVPHRPV, encoded by the coding sequence GCTCCAGATACGGGCCGTGGCCGCGGTCCTGCCGTTCCGGGCCAACCAGTACGTGGTCGACGAGCTCATCGACTGGGACGACGTGCACGACGATCCCGTCTTCAGGCTGGTCTTCCCGCAGCCCGACATGCTGGCCGCGGACGAGCTGAAGACCGTCACGGACCTGCTGCGCGAGGAGGCGGGCCCCGCCCGTCTGGCGACCGCCGTGCGGGAGATCCGCGCGGGGCTGAACGCGCACCCGGCGGGCCAGACGGACCAGAACGTCCCCGCCTGGCAGGGACAGCGGCTCTCGGGCGTGCAGCACAAGTACGAGGAGACGCTGCTCTACTTCCCGCGTCAGGGCCAGACCTGCCACGCGTACTGCACCTACTGCTTCCGCTGGGCACAGTTCGTCGGGGTACCCGAGCTGAAGATGGCCGCGGAGAAGGACGACGCCGACGCGCTCGCCGCCTACCTGCGGCACCACACGGAGATCACCGACATTTTGGTGACCGGCGGCGACCCGCTGATCATGCGCACCGACAACCTGCGGCGCGCACTGGAGCCCTTCCTCGCCCCGGGGATGGAGCACATCAGGAACATCCGGATCGGCACCAAGGCCCTGACCTACTGGCCGTACCGGTTCACCGACGACGAGGACGCCGACGACGTCCTGCGCCTCTTCGAGGAGGTCCGCGACCGCGGTCGGCACCTCGCGGTGATGGCCCATGTGACGCATCCCCGCGAGCTCCGACCGGAGCCCGTGCGGCGCGCGGTCGAGCGGATCCGGTCGACGGGCGCCGTGATCCGCACCCAGGCGCCCCTGGTCAGGTCGATCAACGACGACGCCGCCGTCTGGCGGGAGATGTGGACGCGTGCCGTCGCCCTCGACGCCGTGCCCTACTACATGTTCGTGGAGCGGGACACGGGCCCGCGCCAGTACTTCGAGGTTCCACTCGTCCGCGCCTGGCAGATCTACCGGGAGGCGCTGGCGTCCGTGACCGGTCTTGCCCGCACGGTACGCGGCCCGTCCATGTCCGCCACCCGCGGCAAGGTGGTCGTCGACGGGGTGACGGAGGTCGCGGGACAGTCCGCGCTCGCACTGCGCTATCTGCAGGCCAGGGACCCGGAGGTGGTCGGGCGGCCCTTCTTCGCACGGTTCGACCCGCAGGCGACCTGGGTGACGGACCTGCGGCCACTGTCGCCGTCGGACGCGCCCTTCCTGGACCAGACGGCCGGGGCCCGTCCGGAGGATCGGGTCGCCGGACAGGCCCCGGGGCCCACCGGGACGACGGCGCCCGCCTCCGACGTCCCGCACCGGCCCGTCTGA